Within the Iodidimonas sp. SYSU 1G8 genome, the region CGCCGGACGAGCAGGATGCCCGAAATGCTGTAGAGGGTCAGCAGGATGGCGAAGCGGAGAGGGTTGCTTTCGTCGAGTCCGTCCTGTCCCGCCGTGACCGAGGTCGCGGAGAGAACGAGCACCAGCGCATTGCACGCCGTAAACAGGGTGAAAACCACGAAGGCTTTCTCCCAGACCGGCACTTTTGCGTCCACTGCTGCCCCCTTTGCCGATCCGACGCGGGCTGGCTGTATCGCCAGCTCATCGCTCCTCATCGGCCCACTACCCATGGAAATGTCTTGGCACTCCACGGTATGGTGGTCAACCAGATTCACCCGCCTGAAAGTCCCTGCCTTGCAGTCCCTGACGTCCGAAAACGCACCTTCGGCACCGGCCTCCGGCAGCCGGCCCCGTTCCATCCTCCATGTGCGTGTCGGCGGCGTGCCCACGGCCTGCCTGAATCGCGAGGAGCTTGCCCTGCAGATGGTCGAGGACTGCCTGGCGGCCCGCAACGATCCGGATCTTCCGGCCAAGCTGGTCTACACCTCAAACGCGCATGGAATCTCGCTGGCCGCTACCGACGAGAACTTCCGGCGGGCGCTGGCCGAAGCCGACCTGATCCATGCGGATGGGGGCGTGATCGTCGCCGCGTCCCGCCTGCTGACCCCGCATCGCATCCCGGAACGGTCGGCGACCACCGACTTCATCCATGACGCCGCCGCCGCCGCCGCGCGGGAAGGGCTGAGCTTCTACCTGCTGGGCGCGCCGGAGGAGATCAACGCCGCCGCGGCGCGAAAGCTGGAGGAGCTCTACCCCGGCATCAGGATCGTCGGACGGCGCCATGGCTATTTCAGCGAGGCCGACGAGGAGGCTATCTGCGCCGAGATTTCAGCCTCGGGCGCGGATGTGGTCTGGATCGGTCTCGGCAAGCCGAAGGAGCAGATTTTCTGCCTGCGCAACCGGCACCGGATCAAGGCGGGATGGATCGCCACCAGCGGCGGCTGCTTCCATTTCCTGAGCGGTGACTACAAGCGGGCGCCGAAATGGATGTGCGACAACGGGCTGGAATGGCTGCACCGCATGGTCACCCGGCCCCGGCAACTGGGCTGGCGCTACATGGTCACCAATCCGCACGCGCTCTACCTGCTGGCGACGCGCACCGGCGGCACCGTCTACCTCTAGCCGCGACGATCTACCAGCCGAGTCTGGTCAGGTCGCGGCCGAGAAAGTCGCTCCAGAACACGGTCTCGTCCGCCGCGATCCGTTTCAGCCGGGCGGTCAGTTCGGAAGGCGCCTTGGACGGCGCCGCCTTGATGAGATGGGGGCGCACGCGGGTGAAGTTTCCCCGCTTGATCCAGCGTGCCTGCTCGATGGCGATGCCGAGCAGACTGTCCAGATCGGGCAGCCGCGTGTCGTTGTAAAGCGGCGGCTTTTCGCCGAAGGCGTCCGGGTCCACGCCGAGGAAGTCGCCGAGCCGGGCGCGCAGCAGGTCGGGCCGCGCGAACATTTCCTCGTAGATCAGCACCATGAGCCGCTCGCGCGGAAACTCGGCCAGATAGGGCTGGATCAGGCGGGAATAGAGGCTGTTGCCCAGATAGCGATAGTTCCACAGCACGTCGTCATACTGCCGGACATAGGGACCAGCCTCGATCCGGCCGCTCGCGAGCGCCGTGTCGATGCCCTGACGCTCCGCCGCCATGGCGGCGTCGGGATCGTCCGGCAGGGACTCGAATATCTCCTGCCACGAGCGGCGTTCGTGGCCGCGTTTGACCATGTGCAGGAAACCGGAATAGGTGCGGGCCGCCGGCGCGCGCAGAATGGCGATCAGCTTGATGTCGCGGCCCAGATGGCCGGCGATGCGGCCGGCGATGCGGGGATCGGCCAGATAGGTCGTCGTGCCGTCGATCCGCGCCGGCTCGCTGCCATTGGCCGCGCGGAAGCAGCGTTCATAGCGCTCGGGAGACGCCAGGTTGATGGCGCGGGAGTAGAAATTGGGCTCCTTGGGGTTCGATACGGCGCATTGCGGATGCTCGGACAGGAATTTGCACAGCGAGGAAGTCCCGCTCTTCTGCGCGCCGATCATGATCACATTGGCCAGCGTCAACGGCGCTCCTCCTCCGGCACCGTATCCCGGATCTGGCCGCCGCGGGCGGCCATCTCGCGCAGGATGCGCGTATCGGTCGCGTCCCGGTCCCAGGGCCTCGCGCCGACATCCGGCGCCAGCAGGGCCGGCAAGGCGGCGGCGGGAACGATCTCGATGTCCTCGGGCCAGCCGATGGGCGGCGACGGGACGATCGGGTTGAAGGCGAGCGCGTCCAGTTCCGGCGATCGGGTCTCGAACGCCACCGTGCCTTGGGCTTCATTGCCGTGCAGGTAGATGCGCGAGCCCGTCGTCACGCCCT harbors:
- a CDS encoding WecB/TagA/CpsF family glycosyltransferase; translation: MQSLTSENAPSAPASGSRPRSILHVRVGGVPTACLNREELALQMVEDCLAARNDPDLPAKLVYTSNAHGISLAATDENFRRALAEADLIHADGGVIVAASRLLTPHRIPERSATTDFIHDAAAAAAREGLSFYLLGAPEEINAAAARKLEELYPGIRIVGRRHGYFSEADEEAICAEISASGADVVWIGLGKPKEQIFCLRNRHRIKAGWIATSGGCFHFLSGDYKRAPKWMCDNGLEWLHRMVTRPRQLGWRYMVTNPHALYLLATRTGGTVYL
- a CDS encoding sulfotransferase domain-containing protein — encoded protein: MTLANVIMIGAQKSGTSSLCKFLSEHPQCAVSNPKEPNFYSRAINLASPERYERCFRAANGSEPARIDGTTTYLADPRIAGRIAGHLGRDIKLIAILRAPAARTYSGFLHMVKRGHERRSWQEIFESLPDDPDAAMAAERQGIDTALASGRIEAGPYVRQYDDVLWNYRYLGNSLYSRLIQPYLAEFPRERLMVLIYEEMFARPDLLRARLGDFLGVDPDAFGEKPPLYNDTRLPDLDSLLGIAIEQARWIKRGNFTRVRPHLIKAAPSKAPSELTARLKRIAADETVFWSDFLGRDLTRLGW